One stretch of Rhizobium rhizoryzae DNA includes these proteins:
- the rutC gene encoding pyrimidine utilization protein C → MPKTIIVPEGTQKPIAPYSPGTLADGVVYVSGTLPFDKNNDVVHVGDAAAQTRHVLETIKSVIETAGGTMEDVTMNHIFLTDWSNYQAINKVYAEYFPGDKPARYCVQCGLVKPDALVEIATVAHIGTK, encoded by the coding sequence ATGCCGAAGACCATCATCGTTCCCGAAGGCACGCAGAAGCCGATCGCGCCCTACTCCCCCGGCACGCTCGCCGATGGCGTGGTTTACGTTTCGGGCACACTTCCCTTCGACAAGAACAACGACGTCGTGCACGTGGGCGACGCGGCGGCGCAGACACGCCATGTGCTGGAGACCATCAAGTCGGTTATCGAGACGGCGGGCGGCACGATGGAAGATGTCACCATGAACCACATCTTCCTCACCGATTGGTCGAACTATCAGGCCATCAACAAGGTCTATGCCGAATATTTTCCCGGCGACAAGCCGGCTCGTTACTGCGTGCAGTGCGGGCTGGTGAAGCCGGACGCTCTGGTGGAAATTGCCACCGTCGCACATATCGGAACGAAATAA
- a CDS encoding flavin reductase — translation MPASPQLLSATETDMRQIFRDAMARLAAAVTIVTTDGDGGRAGFAATAVCSVSDSPPMLLVCLNKGSSAYPAVAANRAICVNILASEHESLSRLFGGKTPVDERFAAATWSRTETGCLRLEGALASFDCTISSVADGGTHDVLFCSVETIDIRSEGQGLIYFDREYRTV, via the coding sequence ATGCCCGCTTCGCCTCAACTTCTCTCCGCCACCGAGACTGACATGCGCCAGATTTTCCGAGATGCCATGGCGCGTCTGGCTGCTGCGGTCACCATCGTGACCACGGATGGGGATGGTGGCCGGGCGGGCTTTGCGGCAACCGCCGTATGTTCTGTGTCGGATTCTCCTCCGATGCTTCTCGTCTGCCTCAACAAGGGCTCTTCCGCTTATCCGGCGGTTGCGGCCAATCGCGCAATCTGCGTCAACATTCTGGCCAGCGAACATGAAAGCCTCAGCCGCCTTTTTGGCGGCAAGACACCGGTAGACGAACGGTTCGCGGCAGCGACCTGGTCCCGGACGGAGACCGGCTGCCTGCGTCTGGAGGGAGCCCTTGCGAGTTTCGACTGCACGATCTCCTCCGTCGCCGATGGCGGAACTCATGACGTCCTTTTCTGCTCTGTCGAGACGATCGATATCCGGAGCGAGGGCCAAGGCCTGATCTATTTCGACCGCGAATACAGAACAGTGTGA
- a CDS encoding curlin has protein sequence MIRKTLIALAALTSLTAAVPALANDVRIDQYGWSNSAGGAQHGSWNRIRSYQNGYGNSAASHQRGYDNLSVTGQDGNRNSASTYQTGSRNSAGVGQFGSDHQTILTQDGNGNIAAGVQVGRGCSANVAQAGSGNIAAFVQSCD, from the coding sequence ATGATCCGCAAAACTCTCATCGCTCTTGCAGCCCTGACCAGCCTCACTGCTGCTGTGCCGGCCTTGGCCAACGATGTCCGGATCGATCAATACGGATGGTCCAATTCCGCTGGCGGCGCGCAGCATGGATCCTGGAACCGCATAAGATCCTACCAGAACGGCTACGGCAACTCAGCGGCCTCTCATCAGCGCGGTTACGACAACCTCTCCGTCACGGGCCAGGACGGCAACCGCAATTCCGCCAGCACCTATCAGACCGGAAGCCGCAACAGCGCAGGTGTCGGCCAGTTCGGCTCCGATCATCAGACTATCCTCACCCAGGACGGCAATGGCAATATCGCTGCCGGTGTTCAGGTGGGCCGTGGCTGTAGCGCGAATGTAGCGCAGGCCGGCAGCGGTAATATCGCGGCCTTCGTCCAGTCCTGCGATTAA
- a CDS encoding curlin, with the protein MMNRLLKTPVAALALTALSLSLGTQTPAYAGGSVSFTLNPSRDQGGDLLSTGIRLYSMYRGLKQGEIRQDGSHNEAGVAQNGRDNVGFIRQRGSDHSATLRQNGDDNAYGIFQYGRGAATDVEQHGHESGLTFSYGWR; encoded by the coding sequence ATGATGAACCGCCTGCTGAAGACACCCGTAGCCGCTCTTGCTTTGACAGCCCTTTCCCTGTCGCTTGGCACGCAAACGCCCGCTTATGCAGGAGGGTCGGTCTCCTTCACGCTCAACCCTTCGCGGGATCAGGGTGGAGACCTGCTTTCGACCGGCATAAGGCTCTACTCCATGTATCGGGGATTGAAGCAAGGAGAGATCCGGCAGGACGGTTCACACAATGAAGCTGGCGTCGCGCAGAACGGGAGAGACAATGTGGGATTCATCCGGCAGCGCGGCAGCGACCACTCCGCGACACTGCGCCAGAACGGCGACGACAATGCCTACGGCATATTTCAGTACGGTCGCGGTGCGGCGACCGACGTAGAGCAACATGGCCACGAAAGCGGCCTGACGTTCAGCTACGGATGGCGGTGA
- the csgH gene encoding curli-like amyloid fiber formation chaperone CsgH, protein MFINTNAKSTVIVALLLAAVGGTAGLAIAGSSKGPLRCELRVTKSGGNVTLEALAFAEKSVEGTYRLMVDGSGQGGNSVIQQGGPFNADPAKPNSLGMVSLGSGSSYDAKLEVKAGGTSANCTETVAAKI, encoded by the coding sequence ATGTTCATCAATACCAATGCCAAGAGCACCGTCATCGTCGCCCTCCTGCTCGCAGCAGTGGGCGGAACGGCAGGGCTTGCCATCGCGGGCTCAAGCAAGGGTCCGCTACGCTGCGAGCTTCGCGTCACGAAATCTGGCGGCAACGTCACACTGGAAGCTCTCGCGTTCGCGGAGAAAAGCGTAGAGGGCACCTACCGACTTATGGTCGATGGATCAGGACAAGGCGGCAACAGCGTGATCCAGCAAGGTGGACCGTTCAATGCGGATCCTGCCAAGCCGAATTCGCTGGGAATGGTATCACTTGGTTCAGGATCGAGCTATGACGCGAAGCTGGAGGTAAAAGCCGGCGGGACCAGCGCGAACTGCACGGAAACCGTTGCCGCAAAGATTTGA
- a CDS encoding sensor histidine kinase, whose product MSRVADLSARQTLAGDDADAAIQRMPRRLHGLSGRLLWLTVAFVMFAEVLIFIPSISVMRTTWLRDRLDTAAAAGIVIDGLQPAELPREVQDDTLLATGTKVLALRKDGTSRLLAAIDVPPQVDDQYDLANEGAVNAMQNALDTLLLGGGKVMRVFGPIGETDMIIELVMTDDALRKAMISFSKLMFGISLLISMVTAGLIYVSINRMMISPIRRLTHGMQRFSDRPEDPDRIFQPGRAKGELEVAGQHLAAMQMELQRTLKQQKNLADLGLAVSKINHDMRNILASAQLMSDRLVDVEDPMVRSFAPKLLRTIDRAVGYTNEVLAYGQASEAAPRRRLLKLADLCQDVREMLAIDPEGTIGFVEQIAEDLEVDADGEQLFRVIHNLCRNAVQALSQAEPGEDGQAHRISLSAQRVGSVVSIIIDDNGPGMPQKARENLFTAFRGAARSGGTGLGLAIARELVLAHGGTIALVEKPGRGTQFRIEIPDRPVSLESYRARA is encoded by the coding sequence GGCGATACAGCGGATGCCGCGGCGCCTCCACGGCCTGTCAGGGCGCCTCCTTTGGCTGACAGTCGCCTTCGTCATGTTTGCCGAAGTTCTGATATTCATACCGTCCATCTCCGTGATGCGCACGACCTGGCTGCGCGACAGGCTCGATACGGCCGCTGCGGCTGGCATCGTCATCGACGGCCTGCAGCCAGCTGAATTGCCCCGCGAGGTCCAGGACGACACGCTGCTTGCGACCGGGACGAAGGTTCTAGCGCTGCGCAAGGATGGAACGTCTCGACTTCTGGCGGCCATTGATGTGCCTCCACAGGTTGATGACCAGTACGATCTCGCCAATGAAGGCGCCGTGAACGCCATGCAAAATGCGCTGGATACGCTGCTTCTGGGCGGCGGGAAGGTGATGCGCGTCTTCGGTCCGATCGGTGAGACCGACATGATCATTGAGCTCGTCATGACGGACGATGCCCTTCGCAAGGCGATGATCAGCTTTTCTAAGCTTATGTTCGGTATTTCACTTTTGATCTCAATGGTGACAGCCGGACTGATCTACGTATCGATCAACCGCATGATGATCAGTCCGATCCGCCGTTTGACGCATGGCATGCAGCGCTTTTCCGATCGTCCCGAAGATCCGGACCGAATTTTTCAGCCGGGCAGGGCCAAGGGTGAGCTTGAAGTGGCCGGTCAGCATCTGGCTGCCATGCAGATGGAATTGCAGCGCACACTCAAGCAACAAAAGAATCTTGCCGATCTTGGTCTCGCGGTTTCCAAGATCAATCACGACATGCGCAACATCCTCGCCTCGGCCCAGCTGATGTCCGACCGGCTCGTGGACGTGGAAGATCCCATGGTGCGAAGCTTTGCCCCCAAGCTTCTGCGCACGATTGATCGGGCAGTCGGCTACACCAACGAGGTTCTTGCCTACGGTCAGGCCTCGGAGGCGGCGCCGCGCCGCAGGCTGCTGAAGCTCGCCGACCTCTGTCAGGACGTTCGAGAGATGCTGGCCATTGATCCGGAAGGAACCATTGGATTCGTCGAGCAGATTGCGGAGGATCTGGAGGTTGACGCCGATGGTGAGCAGCTGTTCCGCGTGATCCACAATCTGTGTCGAAACGCCGTTCAGGCACTCAGCCAGGCTGAGCCGGGCGAAGACGGGCAGGCTCACCGTATTTCGCTCAGTGCGCAGCGTGTGGGATCGGTTGTCAGCATCATCATCGACGACAATGGACCCGGCATGCCGCAGAAGGCCCGTGAAAACCTCTTCACGGCGTTTCGGGGCGCTGCCCGCTCTGGTGGAACGGGCTTAGGCCTAGCCATAGCGCGTGAGCTCGTGCTCGCGCACGGGGGTACAATTGCGCTTGTTGAGAAGCCGGGACGGGGCACGCAATTTCGCATAGAGATTCCTGATCGACCAGTCTCACTGGAGAGCTATCGCGCGAGGGCATGA
- the rutD gene encoding pyrimidine utilization protein D, protein MHYEIHGLSEPDAPTILLSSGLGGSGAYWAPQIPALSKHFRVITYDHRGCGQTGGEVPVTGGIAAMADDVLEIVEVVGLKSFHFMGHALGGLIGLDIALRKPGLIDKLILINAWSKADPHSGRCFDIRLELLEKSGVPAFVKAQPLFLYPSWWMSENAERLARDDEHGMLHFQGKENVTRRIAALRAFDVDAALDRISCKTLLMATKDDLLVPFTRSVRLDQGLTHSTLSVWDQGGHAMNITLPDRFNAEVEEFLSS, encoded by the coding sequence ATGCATTACGAGATCCACGGCCTGTCCGAACCAGATGCGCCAACCATTCTTCTTTCATCCGGACTCGGCGGCTCAGGTGCCTATTGGGCACCACAGATCCCGGCGCTCTCGAAGCATTTCCGTGTCATTACCTATGATCATCGTGGGTGCGGACAAACAGGCGGCGAAGTTCCAGTGACAGGCGGCATTGCGGCCATGGCCGACGATGTGCTGGAAATCGTCGAGGTTGTCGGCCTCAAGAGCTTTCATTTCATGGGTCATGCGCTGGGTGGGTTGATTGGCCTCGACATCGCTCTTCGCAAGCCTGGCCTTATCGACAAACTCATTCTGATCAACGCCTGGAGCAAGGCCGACCCGCATTCCGGCCGCTGCTTCGATATCCGCCTGGAATTGCTGGAGAAGTCCGGTGTGCCTGCCTTCGTGAAGGCACAGCCTCTGTTTCTATACCCTTCATGGTGGATGAGCGAAAACGCCGAACGGCTTGCCCGGGATGATGAGCATGGCATGCTGCACTTTCAGGGCAAAGAAAACGTGACGCGGCGTATCGCTGCACTTCGAGCCTTCGATGTGGATGCAGCGCTTGATCGCATCTCCTGCAAGACCTTGCTCATGGCGACGAAAGACGACCTGCTGGTACCGTTCACCCGGTCCGTGCGGCTTGACCAGGGACTGACCCATTCAACCCTGTCTGTCTGGGACCAGGGAGGTCACGCCATGAACATTACCCTGCCGGATCGCTTCAACGCCGAGGTTGAGGAATTTCTTTCATCTTAA